In bacterium, the sequence TGCTGGTAGAGGTCCGCGCCGAGCGAGGGCTGGTTTTGGAACAGCTCATCTGCGAACTCCCAGAACTTTCCCTGCTCCGCCGCGCACTCCGATGCCTCTGCGGCAGCGCGCGCCTGCGGATGGAGGGAGTCGAGCGGGAAGTGGCGGTAGACCCAGCGGACATCGTCACCGTAATCTGTCAGGGCTTGCTGGAGCGTGGGGTGGAAGCGCGAGCAGAACGGGCACTCGAAGTCCGACCACTCGACGATTGTCACCGGCGCGTCCACGTTGCCACGGATGTGGTCATCCGCCGTCACGGTGATGTCCACCGGAGCGGAAGGAGCAGGTGCGGGTGTCGGTGCGGGCGTTGGCGTCGGTGCAACGGCGGTCGTCGGCGTGGGCGCGTCGGATGCTCCCTTGATTG encodes:
- a CDS encoding thioredoxin domain-containing protein, with translation METSSPKRSWTESVPPKTAMGLGAALGVGALGIVGFLVLLPGAIKGASDAPTPTTAVAPTPTPAPTPAPAPSAPVDITVTADDHIRGNVDAPVTIVEWSDFECPFCSRFHPTLQQALTDYGDDVRWVYRHFPLDSLHPQARAAAEASECAAEQGKFWEFADELFQNQPSLGADLYQQKASELGLDTAQFNACVTTRKYEAKVRAQEAAGLAAGVRGTPGSYINGIELGGAVPYSQVQAIIESELSN